The Alphaproteobacteria bacterium US3C007 genomic interval CAGGGAAATATGGTAAGGCGGCAGGTTTAACCCGATGAACATATCGTTTCTTCTAAATGGAGAGACCGTGGCCCTGACGGAGATCAGCGCTACGACAACCTTTTTGGATTGGCTGCGCGAAACGCGTGGACTGACGGGAACCAAAGAAGGCTGCAATGAAGGAGATTGCGGGGCCTGCACGGTGGTGGTGATAACCCCAGATGCTGTCCAGGCGCTGAATGCCTGTATTCTCTTATTGCCGCAATTACATGGAAAAGCCGTGCGCACCGTGGAGGCGTTGGGGCAAGGCGGCGCGTTACACCCGGTGCAAAGCGCGATGATCGACGCGCATGGAAGCCAATGTGGCTTCTGCACACCGGGGTTTATCGCCTCAATGGCCGCCGCGCAGATCAATCAAGATGAAGATCATGCAACCACGCTGGCAGGTAATTTATGCCGCTGCACGGGCTATGCTCCTATTTTACGCGCTGCTGAAGCCAGCGCGCGTTTGCCACAGCCCGACTGGCTGCGCGGCGACCGACAAAAATTGGCCACAATGGATCTGCAGCACGAACAAGCCTATCTGCCAAGCTCGAGCGATGCCCTGGCCAGCCTATTGCTTGCGGAGCCGGAAACGGTTTTGGTCGCCGGCGCAACCGATCTGGCATTATGGATCACAAAAGATCTGCGCAACCCCGCCCCATTGGCGTTTTTACATCAGGCAAAAGATCTAGCACAAATTGAAGAAAATGACGATCATACCCGCATCGGCGCTATGGTGTCTATCGAAGCCCTGCGCCTATGGGCGCAAACGCCTTTGCCGCATTACAGCGAGATGTTGCGACGTTATGGATCAACGCAAGTGCGCATGGCGGCCACATTGGGTGGTAATATCGCCAATGGATCGCCCATTGGAGACAACGCGCCCGCCCTGATCGTACTTGGTGCCAAACTGGTGCTGCGCCGCGGTGCAAATCGCCGCGAAATTGATTTGGAAACATTTTTCCTGAGCTATGGCAAACAGGATCTGCAAAAGGCAGAATTTGTTGAGGCTATTTTGCTGCCAAAGCTGGGCGCATCTCTATATTGCTACAAGCTTTCAAAACGCTTTGATCAAGATATTTCTGCGGTATGCGGGTGTTTTAATATTGGGATCAAAGAAGGTTATGTAGACAGCGCGCGGATTTGCTTTGGCGGTATGGCTGGCACGCCGCAGCGCGCGCATAAAACAGAGGCTGCTCTGCTTGGCCAGCCATGGCAAGAAAGCAGTCTTGAAACCTGTCGCGCAGCTTTAACAGCTGACTTTCAACCCCTCAGCGATATGCGCGCCTCTGCCGCCTATCGCCAAGACGCTGCCTATGGGCTATTGCTCCGTTGTTATCTTGAAAGCCAAGGGCGTGCCGTGAATCTGAGAGGTGTAAACGCATGAGCCATGGCCACCCGCTTCCCCATGATGCCGCGCATCTGCACGTGACCGGCGCCGCGCGCTACGTTGATGATCTGCCTTGCCCTGCCAATTGCCTTCACCTGGCGTTTGGGCTTTCCAGCATTGCCTCGGGACAGATTACCGATCTCAGCTTAGATCGGGTGCGCGCCCATGAAGGCGTGATCGCCGTCTTAACGGCCGACGATGTGCCATTTTCAAACGATGTCTCGCCGGCAGCAGGCGATGAGCCGCTTTTAAGCGAGGGCCGCGTTCATTATATTGGTCAACCCATTTTTTTGGTGATTGCGACCAGC includes:
- the xdhA gene encoding xanthine dehydrogenase small subunit, with translation MNISFLLNGETVALTEISATTTFLDWLRETRGLTGTKEGCNEGDCGACTVVVITPDAVQALNACILLLPQLHGKAVRTVEALGQGGALHPVQSAMIDAHGSQCGFCTPGFIASMAAAQINQDEDHATTLAGNLCRCTGYAPILRAAEASARLPQPDWLRGDRQKLATMDLQHEQAYLPSSSDALASLLLAEPETVLVAGATDLALWITKDLRNPAPLAFLHQAKDLAQIEENDDHTRIGAMVSIEALRLWAQTPLPHYSEMLRRYGSTQVRMAATLGGNIANGSPIGDNAPALIVLGAKLVLRRGANRREIDLETFFLSYGKQDLQKAEFVEAILLPKLGASLYCYKLSKRFDQDISAVCGCFNIGIKEGYVDSARICFGGMAGTPQRAHKTEAALLGQPWQESSLETCRAALTADFQPLSDMRASAAYRQDAAYGLLLRCYLESQGRAVNLRGVNA